Below is a genomic region from Silurus meridionalis isolate SWU-2019-XX chromosome 10, ASM1480568v1, whole genome shotgun sequence.
tccaaatgTATCTtcaagttcttgagttgctcgataatctttaggctgttgatgtggaaccatcctcacacagagtggtctccaattgaagagaacttgATCGGGTGTCGAGATGATTcgacacacagaaagagagagagagaaaggattgTTATGTTTTCTCATTGTTTCCTTAATGtttaaagacactgtacagtgtgatcagggtgtaagTAGGGACTCCTGCAAGACTCGCTCTGGGAGCAGAACTAAAAACGAAatccagaaggtaacacagacatgagggatctctgggataagagacgacccaccacaccaccatcaacaaacctgagtgaacttAAGAGAGTGAGGGAACGACAACATACAAATaccccagttcaccaaacactctatatacatgatccctccagatctgctctttTGCATAAGAAACACTTACTTACTTTGTTTTTAGCCCAGACTTGTACACTGAGACTGTGCCTGAGTCtcaaacactaattggaaggctgtttaATTACTGTAAGGTTTAATGACCTCCTGGTTGAATCTTCAGTGAATACTTTTGCACTCAGGCATTTgtttcacataaatatttttttaaaaattcaatGTAGTAGTTTATTCCTGTAAACAACATTTCAAAACACCAAAATCCCCTTGAATTCAATCACATTTTCAATCACATTCTCTGTTTTCAGCCCAGACTTGTACACTGAGACTGTGCCTGAGTCCCGAACAcaaattggaaggctgttcaaTTACTGTAAGCCTTTGTAGGAGAAATTTTGCCTGCACCccactgttttctttattatctTGGAAACTAATAAAAAGCCTCCACCTTGTGTTTGGCGTAAGCATGATGGATCATAATGTTACAAATAATGTTACTTCAGCCAGTCCCCCAGCCCCCTCGTCCCTCGTCCCTCCAGCCAATCCCCGACCCCCGCCTTTGTCCCTCCAGCCAGTCCCCCGTCCCTCCAGCCAGTTTCCCCACCTCGTCCCTCCAGCCAGTTCCCCTCGTCCCTCCAGCCAGTTCCCCTCGTCCCTCCAGCCAGTTCCCCCCTCGTCCCTTCACCCAGTTCCCCCAATCCAGCCACCTATTCACCCCCACCCGTACTGCCACCCAgcccaaaaaaaatacattgggGTTAGGTTTAATGACCTCCTGGTTGAATCTGAAGGGGGAGTGAATACTTTTGCACTCAGGCATTTgtttcacataaatattttttttcaaattcaatGTACTTGTTTATTCCCATAAACAACATTTCAAAACACCAAAATCCCCTTGAATTCAATCACATTTTCTTGTCTCAGTGCTGCCAAAATTGGAAAAGCCCAAGCAGGCAGCTTAAATCCAGGCCGTTCTCTGCGTGTCCCCTCAGGTGCTGCTGAAGAACGTGAGCACGGTGTCTCTACCGTCTGTCATGGACCCTCTGGCCTTCGAAAGCGTCCTGAATTCAGCCTACACGGGCCAGCTGAGCATCGTGCGTGATGACATTGTCAACTACGTCACAGTGGCCAGCTTCCTGCAGATGTGGCACATCGTGGACAAGTGCACAGATATCCTTAAGAGATCACGATCTTTGACCCAAGCCAGCTCGGGTGTAGAGTCCGGCAACTCTAGGCACCAAAGCCCCAGCAGTTCGGATTGCTGCCTGGCCGAAACCGACGAGCAGAAGAAGCCCCTTGGAGTAGAATGTGCCACTCTTCCACCTCTGGCCACCTGGAGAAGGCCACAGCAAGTGCCCCAGCAGGGCAAATGGGGCAAATCCAGATTGTTTCTGCCACCCCAGCACAGAGCAGAGTCTCCCCCATCTGGGGAATTAGAGCGGCCATGTAGCCCTGAGGCTGCGAACGAAAAACGCAACTGGATGCGCTCTCGTCTCCGGGATAACAGGGAGGTGGACGAGGATGACAGGAGGCGAGGGGAGAGGTGGATGGAGGCAGATGAAGGTGTGGGGGAGGAATCGGAGTTGGAGGATGAGGAGCGACGGGCCGGTGAGTGGAGCGTCTGCATCACTGCTGTTTAACTTTAACTCCTGTCCACCAGGGGGAGctcgcactctctctctttctctcgctctctgtctttgtgctttctttctccttcagagCGGATCAGACATTTTCTGCACcgcgagagtgtgtgtgttcgttgttgtgtatgtgtttttacaGTCTCTTCTGCTCTTCTCCTTCAGGAGGCTGTGGCTCAGGGGCAACTCTTAAAAAGGAGGGAGAGACGGGGGGAGAGGGTAAAGAAAGGGGCAAAGATCAGGACGAAGGGTTTCTGCCGGCAGCTCAGGACGCACAGGAAGTGCTGGTTTCTGCTCACTGTTCCCTTTCTGCACGCGCTCAGTGGCAGCCGGCAGCCGATTGGCCGACGGAGCAGTGCGCAAAGTTAATGGAGGATGGCGACAAGGACGTTGAGGAAGTGGACTTCGGACGATTTGCAGAGGGAGGATTTGAGGGAGAGACCTATGACGAGATCGAGGACGGGACTGGACAGGTTTCTCAGAGGCCTTTGCTTCCTGTGTCTCCTGGAAATGCTGGAGGTGGAGTGGACTTTGTGCTAGGGCCTTCAGAGCTTTCGTGGACATCAGGTGCCCTCTCATCCCCGTCTGTCCCCCCTTCCTCCTCTCCCGTGCCCTCCTCCTCGTCTCCGCCCTCCCTCACACCCTATGCAGGCAAAGTGCACTTCTGCCACTGCGGTAAAGCCTTTACCCTGAAGAGCATGCGAGACCGCCACGTCAAGATGCAGCACCTGAACCTGCGCCCCTTCGCCTGCCCCGTCTGCGCCAAGAGTTTCAAGATGAAGCACCACCTGACCAAGCACGTAAAGACACACGGCGCTTTGCGACCTTACGAGTGCTCCTTCTGCGGCAAGAAGATCATCTGGAGGGACAGTTTCCTCAAACACCAGGCGCGCTGCCAACACCTCGCCAGCAGGTCAGCTTGCGCCGACGAGTCCGGACAGGACGAGACGGAGATGGAGTACGAGGGTTTCCCTGGTGAGGGACAGGTAAAGATGGAGCAAGCGGAGCATGATGGAGTTCAATTGGATCACGTTCTcaaggaggaagatggaggcaGCTACACTTGATCATATCGATAATAAAATTATGTGATCCTGTAGATGTGATGAAACATCTTCATGGCTTCATAGTCCAGCAGTGCAAGACAACATCAGCTGCTCTTTTTCAAATCTCCATCAGTGTTTGTGATCGATCGAGTCCTATCTTGACCCCGCAGAAGAAACTTCTAAAGACTTTACACATCATATCCTTTAAGGTCCAGGTTcgagaacatttttttaaaatataatttattgtgCAGTTTTAGGCTTTAAAAGAAATCCCTGCTGAGTGCTTCATCCATCATCAGGGTTCCTGAGGAGATCGGGAACAGTGTATCTGTTGTATCTACTGCTGTGGTTTTCGTGTTTTACTTTtcaatttaattactttttttaagaGCGAgttctaatttttattttaatggcgatttcttttctgtttttgaaaCATGTAAAGTGGATTTTTTGTGCTTTCTCACTGTGAGTGGGTCAATAATGAAATGCAAGCGATCACTAATTAGACCACCGGATTATTATAAACACGTTCCCGTTGTATAGTAGTTAATTAACCCGACAAATGAAACTCgggtgtgggtgagtgtgagcGCCGTGAAGGAAGGAACTGGAAGGAACATTAGTGCTAGCTTACTGCTTAAGGCGTTAGACTTTAGAtcagagttcaaatcccagcctcaccaagctgccactcctgggcccctgaacaaggcccttaaaccatccactgttcagttgtatgaCAGAATAAAGACATGTCGCTCACATTACAATACATAATGTACCAACATGGTGGTGCAAGTTTTGAGATGAATAcaacttttttgtttgcttgtttttaagGAAACTACTTTTTAacatttgtgagtgtgtgtatagaaacATTTATCTTTTTACGTCAAATTTTACGCCTGTATAACCAGATCTGCCGTGTTTTGAGTGCGCTAGTCTGAGGTAATACTCCAAAATATGCCAAAATGCAGTCTTCTTGTTTTATTACTAATAAAACAACTGAAGAGACGATCAATATATGCATCTTGAATGACTTATTAGGAGTTAATTAGAACTCACTTATGTTAGCCGATACACGATTGAAGCCCCACCCCCTTTACCTCCCCCAGTTCTAGATTGGATAAGCTGGTGCTTACAGTAAATGGGAACATTTAAAGTGTATTATTATGGAATAAAATCATATCTTCTCTAACATTAGACAAGTgtatatttgttataaaaagATTGATTTATTTGAGGTGCTGGTAGAGATTTTAGCCTCGAACAACGGCTAAAGCATCAGAGACGTCACCTTCGGACTGGACTTCATGTCACTTTTAGTCattgttggacttctgattagaaggcCATGAGTataaaatctcagcaccaccaagctaccactgactggcccttgagcagggccttTAATTCTCAGCTGTATGTCGCTTTTGATAAGGGTCTTAAAATTCATATCACATGAAGACACGCCCTGGTATAacctcttaaataaaaaaatgaggatGTGCTGATTTTACTTGCTGAGGGTTTGACCCATCATCTCATTTTATACAACACGTTTTCAAAACCATATCAGATCACCATAAAATCCGAAGCGGTCTAAACATTGAACATGGTGTATTTTAGCATTGGTGCGTGGTGTCATATCCGGTTACCACCGTATTTGCAGCAGGAATCTGTAGAACCTTTTATTCTGAGCACCCCAATGCATCACCGATGGTCTCATTTTGtgattttacttatttatttatatttatacactgatGATATTCAGTAGCTCATCAATGTTCTGATGCAAAACCAGCAATGGTGTAAGattgctctttctttttttaatggaagCTGTTTGATGTTGATTGATGGAACACAGGGTAGAGATTTAATAAAGCAATAGGAGCCAAGTGTAGagattatatgtaaataaaagtgagtAAAATGGCTTCTTGAGCAACGATGGCCAGTGTGGGATGTGATTTGGCTGAGGAACCCAAGAGGAAATATGAAGAGTATAATGGCATAActgatgattttatttacagagaTTTGTTGTTTAAcccaaaacataaaacattccctgctgtttgttttgataTCTTCATATGAGGGTCCAGGGTATAGTCAGTGTTTAGAATGAGTTTCTGGACTTCATCGCATGGGACATTGGTCATGCTGACGGTCCAGTTACCGTCCAGATACGAAGTGTAAATAACTGTACAAAGCAGACACCAGAACCGACCTGATGAAGAACATGCAAGGTTTCCCCCCCAAACCATCCCAATCCAGGCATAGTTCTGGAAGTTCATCATGGGCTCCACTTTCAGAGCCAGAACAGGATGAAATGGAGGACTTCAATTTATTAATGACTTGTCACGTAATGAATTTGCTTGTACACACGAGTGCTTGATTACACACTGAATAAACATCCACAATcaacaaaatgttcctccaacGGGTTTCATTCTTCTCATTCCCACAGGATTGTTCATTTCTGGGTTCTAACTGGACAGAAAGTCACCCTTTACGGGTTGTAATAATGTTTCACAGGGACTTGTATAGTGTATACTGTGCATGACCAGTTTCTGTTAAAGTTTTGGTCACCAGTTTCAGCATTTTGTAACAAGTCAGAGGGAAAGAATCTTTTCTGcatcttcaggacagagagAAGATGCAGGTGAAGGAGCGAATATAAACTCTGTTGATCTTTAATAATTAAAGCTCCATTTTacttcaattattttattagcaCAAACCCAAGCTCattaatatttatcatttacaatcatattttacatattttacagaAACATGTTATACATTGCCTTATTAGCATCTGAACACTTAATTCTACTTCCAAACTCCtgaagaatataaaatataatgtgtatatgtatatatacatatatatatactcagaGATCCCTGTAGTAACAGATCATGCTAAATAGATGATTCTGTGGAAAATGTTGGTCaccttttattcttttacagACTGGTTACTGTTTCTCTCAGATTTCTAATATTGCAAATGTGTGCTCTAAAATGCtttatattgattattaaatatttgtgtaagaGGATAATGGCGCTAATCATATACAGCTAAGTAACACTAGCTTGTTACCATGACAACCACAGAGCTGGGACCCTCCCCACCTTACGAACGATTTACGTCCCGAACTAGCGTTCGTACCATGAACttgttcgtaagttgttactgtgtttgttattgactACGCGGATCTtttaatgatgtaagagctataaatactctcaaataaacaataaaatatactgaaaCTAaccaaaatactgtatacaaaaaaaaaaaaaaatcacttacaaaaatgtattgGCCTGAGTCCAGTGTTCATCATGTA
It encodes:
- the zbtb22a gene encoding zinc finger and BTB domain-containing protein 22 codes for the protein MDKTLSSSAAVVQVCFPNVRAQVLDNLNRQREEGRLCDLSIQVQGQVFRAHRCVLAASSPYFHDQVLLKNVSTVSLPSVMDPLAFESVLNSAYTGQLSIVRDDIVNYVTVASFLQMWHIVDKCTDILKRSRSLTQASSGVESGNSRHQSPSSSDCCLAETDEQKKPLGVECATLPPLATWRRPQQVPQQGKWGKSRLFLPPQHRAESPPSGELERPCSPEAANEKRNWMRSRLRDNREVDEDDRRRGERWMEADEGVGEESELEDEERRAGGCGSGATLKKEGETGGEGKERGKDQDEGFLPAAQDAQEVLVSAHCSLSARAQWQPAADWPTEQCAKLMEDGDKDVEEVDFGRFAEGGFEGETYDEIEDGTGQVSQRPLLPVSPGNAGGGVDFVLGPSELSWTSGALSSPSVPPSSSPVPSSSSPPSLTPYAGKVHFCHCGKAFTLKSMRDRHVKMQHLNLRPFACPVCAKSFKMKHHLTKHVKTHGALRPYECSFCGKKIIWRDSFLKHQARCQHLASRSACADESGQDETEMEYEGFPGEGQVKMEQAEHDGVQLDHVLKEEDGGSYT